A region of Maribacter algicola DNA encodes the following proteins:
- the iolD gene encoding 3D-(3,5/4)-trihydroxycyclohexane-1,2-dione acylhydrolase (decyclizing) → MKTIRKTVAQATISYLKNQYVERDGLEQRFFAGCFGILGHGNVAGIGQALHQNPDFPLYVARNEQSMVHSATAYAKVKNRMQAFVCTSSIGPGATNMVTGAAVATINRIPVLLIPGDIFATRHVAPVLQQLESNATQDISVNDCFKPVSKYWDRINRPEQLITALPEVMRVLTSQAETGAVTLSIPQDVQSEAFDFPEHLFQKKVWHVGRTLPDQTLLEKAIALIQNSKKPLIVAGGGTIYSGASQVLKKLVNRTGIPVAETFAGKGSLNYDEPQNLGAMGVTGTPGAIEIAQEADVVIGLGTRYSDFTTISKSAFQNPEVKFININVTEFDSFKHGALPLVGDAKAILEQIDDKLGNFKVDAEYQKRVVELNSNWDGFVSEVYTERNEVPAFQGEVIGAVNSFSNAEDIMVCAAGSLPGDLHKLWRTRNPKGFHLEYGYSTMGYEIAGGLGAKMARPDSEVYVLVGDGSYLMMSQEIVTSIQERQKLTIILLNNDGYSSIGGLSASLGSEGFGTYYRYRNEETNQLDGSLLPIDYAANASSMGAYVIKANNVEELKAALEKAKTIEHTTLIYIEVDRKKGVPGFAWWDVAVAEVSEKTAVQESYETYMANKKSQKYYL, encoded by the coding sequence ATGAAGACGATTAGAAAAACAGTAGCACAGGCTACAATTTCGTATTTGAAAAACCAATATGTGGAGCGGGATGGGCTTGAGCAACGATTTTTTGCCGGTTGTTTTGGAATTTTGGGTCACGGTAACGTCGCTGGCATAGGTCAGGCACTACATCAAAATCCAGATTTTCCTCTGTATGTAGCACGTAATGAACAGTCTATGGTACATTCAGCAACGGCATATGCCAAAGTGAAAAATAGGATGCAGGCGTTTGTCTGTACCTCATCCATAGGGCCTGGGGCAACAAATATGGTAACGGGTGCCGCTGTAGCCACTATCAATAGAATACCGGTATTGCTCATACCTGGGGATATTTTTGCGACAAGGCACGTTGCCCCAGTGTTGCAACAATTGGAGTCCAATGCAACACAGGATATATCGGTAAACGATTGTTTCAAGCCGGTTTCAAAATATTGGGACCGCATCAACCGTCCTGAACAATTAATAACCGCTTTACCTGAAGTGATGCGTGTGCTCACCTCACAGGCCGAAACGGGAGCGGTTACCTTAAGTATTCCACAGGACGTGCAATCCGAGGCGTTTGATTTCCCCGAACATTTGTTTCAGAAAAAAGTATGGCATGTAGGTAGGACCTTGCCAGATCAAACGTTATTAGAGAAGGCGATTGCGCTTATTCAAAATAGTAAAAAACCTTTAATCGTAGCTGGTGGAGGCACAATTTATAGTGGCGCAAGCCAAGTACTTAAAAAATTGGTCAACAGAACGGGTATCCCTGTTGCCGAAACTTTTGCGGGGAAAGGCTCCCTTAACTATGACGAACCCCAAAATTTGGGGGCCATGGGTGTTACTGGAACACCGGGTGCTATCGAAATTGCACAGGAAGCTGATGTGGTGATTGGCTTGGGAACGAGATATAGTGATTTTACAACCATTTCCAAATCGGCCTTTCAAAATCCAGAGGTAAAGTTCATCAATATAAACGTTACCGAATTTGATTCTTTTAAACATGGTGCCTTGCCCCTTGTAGGAGATGCAAAGGCAATACTCGAGCAAATAGATGATAAACTAGGTAATTTTAAGGTAGATGCAGAGTATCAAAAAAGGGTAGTAGAGTTGAACTCAAACTGGGATGGTTTTGTTTCAGAGGTATATACTGAAAGAAATGAAGTACCCGCTTTCCAAGGGGAGGTTATAGGTGCGGTAAATTCCTTTTCAAATGCCGAGGATATTATGGTATGTGCCGCAGGAAGCCTGCCTGGTGACTTGCATAAACTTTGGCGTACCAGAAATCCTAAAGGATTCCATTTAGAGTACGGCTATTCTACCATGGGCTATGAAATTGCCGGCGGTTTGGGAGCAAAAATGGCCAGGCCGGATAGTGAAGTGTATGTATTGGTAGGTGATGGCAGTTATCTCATGATGTCCCAAGAAATCGTTACTTCCATTCAAGAAAGACAAAAATTGACCATTATTCTACTGAATAATGATGGGTATTCCAGTATAGGTGGACTTTCCGCCTCTTTGGGCAGTGAGGGCTTCGGAACCTATTACCGCTATCGCAATGAGGAGACCAATCAACTGGATGGTAGTCTTTTGCCCATTGATTATGCTGCCAATGCATCTAGCATGGGCGCCTATGTTATAAAGGCCAATAACGTGGAAGAGTTGAAAGCTGCTCTTGAAAAAGCCAAAACCATAGAGCATACTACGCTAATATATATTGAAGTAGATCGAAAAAAAGGAGTGCCCGGATTTGCTTGGTGGGATGTAGCCGTAGCCGAAGTTTCTGAAAAGACGGCCGTACAGGAATCTTACGAGACCTATATGGCGAACAAGAAGTCACAAAAGTATTATCTCTAA
- a CDS encoding solute:sodium symporter family transporter has translation MDTDLMIILASFILFTGGVAAFTWYSLRKTNLGSSEGYFLGGRSLTGGVIAGSMLLTNISSEHLIGMNGNSYVNGFIVIAWEVTSSIALVIAAIFFVPKYLKMGLTTIPQFLENRFDAQTRTLVSAILIVSFVVTLLPIVLYSGAIGLESLFGISEIFGISKTEGLWVTVVVIGAIGSIYAIFGGLKAVAFSDTINGFGLLLGGLLIPVLALMAIGDNNIFDGMRKVYEFAPEKFNVVGAPDSVLPFEVLFTGLIINQLYFWGMNQTIIQRALGAKNLKEAQKGLLLTGLFKILIPLIIVLPGVICYFYFQDTFYDQQDSVYPQLVKKVLPVWLIGFFAAVIMGAVLSTFNSVLNSVATLFSVDIVKKHFNKNIADAKLVKIGKATSAILALVAIFTAPMVANASDGLYQLLQELNGIFFIPIASILLAGFFMKKVSAMGAKVALIFGLFFYVFMTWGYTDHGIHFVHLWGIEFVLNVAIMYSVSYFFPKKNLYEVTDVGAVNLTTWKYTKPMSIALCVVTVLIYVLLGNSG, from the coding sequence ATGGATACCGATCTAATGATTATTCTTGCTTCGTTCATTCTCTTTACCGGAGGTGTTGCGGCATTTACTTGGTATAGCTTGCGCAAAACCAATTTGGGTTCCTCTGAAGGTTATTTTTTGGGTGGTAGAAGTCTTACCGGAGGTGTTATTGCGGGATCCATGTTATTGACCAACATTTCCTCGGAACACCTTATAGGTATGAATGGCAACTCTTATGTAAACGGTTTTATCGTAATTGCTTGGGAGGTTACATCCTCCATTGCGTTGGTTATTGCCGCCATTTTTTTCGTTCCTAAATATCTAAAAATGGGACTGACCACGATTCCTCAATTTTTAGAAAATCGATTTGATGCCCAAACAAGGACGTTGGTATCGGCAATATTGATTGTTTCCTTTGTGGTAACCCTTTTGCCCATTGTTCTGTATTCTGGGGCCATTGGACTCGAAAGTCTTTTTGGAATCTCTGAAATTTTTGGGATAAGTAAAACAGAGGGTCTTTGGGTAACGGTTGTGGTCATTGGTGCAATAGGTTCCATTTATGCCATTTTTGGGGGTTTAAAGGCGGTTGCCTTTTCAGATACCATAAATGGATTTGGTCTTTTGCTGGGAGGATTGTTAATCCCCGTGCTTGCCCTTATGGCCATTGGTGATAACAATATTTTTGATGGAATGAGGAAGGTATACGAGTTTGCTCCAGAGAAGTTTAATGTAGTAGGCGCACCAGATTCGGTGTTACCCTTCGAGGTACTTTTTACGGGACTTATAATCAATCAGCTTTATTTCTGGGGCATGAACCAGACGATTATTCAAAGGGCACTTGGTGCTAAGAACTTAAAGGAAGCACAAAAAGGATTACTGTTGACCGGACTTTTTAAGATATTGATTCCCTTGATTATTGTATTGCCGGGGGTTATTTGTTATTTCTATTTCCAGGATACCTTTTATGACCAACAGGATTCCGTATATCCGCAATTGGTAAAGAAGGTACTTCCCGTATGGTTGATTGGCTTCTTTGCAGCGGTAATTATGGGAGCGGTATTGAGTACCTTCAATTCGGTATTGAATTCTGTAGCTACCTTGTTCAGTGTGGATATCGTAAAAAAGCACTTCAATAAGAATATAGCGGACGCCAAATTGGTAAAAATAGGAAAGGCTACCTCAGCTATTTTGGCGTTAGTAGCAATATTTACCGCGCCAATGGTAGCGAATGCATCCGATGGTCTGTATCAATTACTCCAAGAGTTGAACGGTATCTTTTTTATACCCATAGCATCTATTTTGCTGGCCGGATTTTTTATGAAAAAAGTATCGGCAATGGGCGCCAAGGTGGCCCTTATCTTTGGACTCTTTTTTTATGTGTTCATGACGTGGGGATATACGGATCACGGTATTCATTTTGTGCACCTTTGGGGTATTGAATTTGTGCTAAATGTGGCAATAATGTATAGTGTTTCCTATTTTTTCCCTAAGAAAAATTTATACGAGGTTACGGATGTTGGCGCTGTGAATTTAACAACATGGAAATACACCAAACCCATGTCCATAGCCCTGTGCGTGGTAACGGTGTTGATATACGTGTTGCTGGGAAATAGTGGATAA
- a CDS encoding sugar phosphate isomerase/epimerase family protein, with product MIKIANAPCSWGALEFDLEKKSEAIGFAQVLDEIKETGYTGTELGDWGFMPTDPKMLREEIQKRNLELLGAFVPVALADRAAHEEGIKTALKVAELMHSAGYNTAFIVLADDNASNRQRTENAGRITPEMGLSQAQWKIFAEGAEKLAKAVKDNYGLRTVFHHHCAGYVETPEEIDTLLSLTNPELLGLCLDMGHYAFGGGDPLKALDKYAQRIWHVHFKDFDPNAAKRSQEVGGDYFDALSKGVFSELGKGNVNFKGIVERLKAIGYDDWIVVEQDILPGMGAPKKSAQANRRYINKLGL from the coding sequence ATGATTAAAATAGCAAATGCACCTTGTTCATGGGGTGCCCTGGAATTTGATTTGGAGAAAAAATCTGAAGCCATCGGTTTTGCCCAGGTTCTGGATGAAATAAAGGAAACAGGGTATACGGGTACTGAACTTGGTGACTGGGGATTCATGCCTACAGACCCAAAAATGCTCAGGGAAGAAATTCAAAAACGCAACTTGGAGTTGTTAGGGGCCTTTGTGCCCGTGGCTTTGGCCGATAGGGCTGCCCACGAAGAAGGCATCAAGACAGCCTTAAAGGTTGCTGAACTTATGCATAGTGCTGGGTACAATACCGCTTTTATCGTTTTGGCAGATGATAATGCATCCAATCGACAGCGTACAGAAAATGCCGGGAGAATCACCCCTGAAATGGGCCTATCCCAAGCACAATGGAAAATATTTGCGGAAGGGGCTGAAAAGCTAGCCAAGGCTGTGAAAGATAACTATGGACTCAGAACCGTGTTCCATCATCATTGTGCTGGTTATGTGGAAACGCCAGAGGAAATAGACACCTTACTGTCCTTAACCAATCCTGAACTACTTGGGCTCTGTTTGGATATGGGGCATTATGCATTTGGTGGAGGAGACCCTTTAAAGGCATTGGACAAGTATGCACAACGAATATGGCATGTGCATTTTAAAGATTTTGATCCAAATGCGGCAAAGCGTTCACAAGAAGTTGGTGGGGACTATTTTGACGCATTAAGTAAAGGCGTGTTCAGTGAGCTAGGCAAAGGTAATGTTAACTTTAAGGGCATTGTGGAGCGTCTTAAGGCCATTGGTTACGATGATTGGATCGTGGTGGAACAAGATATCCTTCCGGGTATGGGGGCCCCTAAGAAAAGTGCCCAAGCAAACCGCAGATATATAAATAAGTTGGGATTGTAA
- a CDS encoding CoA-acylating methylmalonate-semialdehyde dehydrogenase: MNVLKNYINGSWQGSASKETVDVVNPANQEVMAKVPYGTDTKIDVSQAVSAAQSAYFEWRNVPVMKRVQVLYKLKSLLEDNKETLAKIITDESGKTKGESFGEIQRAIENVEVACGTPMLMAGDVIEDIATGIDEMMVRQPLGVVGCITPFNFPSMIVFWFLPYAIATGNAFIVKPSEKVPMTMMKIFEFLDQLDVPKGLISLVHGGKDSVDALLEHPQIKAISFVGSTPVARYIYSKGTANGKRVQAQGGAKNPVIVLPDADIEMSSTIIADSVYGCAGQRCLAASTIITVNDEKREIKDALFETVKSRTTGYGWQEDVNMGPVITPESKSRIEGLIQKGINEGAKVLLDGRNTKVSGYEKGNFIAPTILENVALDKELIQTEIFGPVMSLISMKDIDEALAFVNSGNYGNMACLFTSSGASARKFRNEADAGNIGINIGVAAPMAQFPFSGWKDSFFGDLHGQGKHAIEFFTQTKVIIERWPNIWSRKF; the protein is encoded by the coding sequence ATGAACGTTTTAAAAAATTATATCAACGGAAGTTGGCAAGGTAGTGCATCAAAGGAAACAGTAGACGTGGTAAATCCTGCCAATCAAGAAGTCATGGCAAAAGTACCTTATGGTACCGATACTAAAATTGATGTTTCCCAAGCTGTTAGTGCGGCACAAAGTGCCTATTTTGAGTGGCGCAATGTACCTGTGATGAAGCGTGTACAAGTGTTATATAAATTGAAATCCCTATTGGAAGACAATAAGGAAACTTTGGCGAAAATCATTACGGATGAGAGCGGCAAGACTAAAGGTGAATCTTTTGGCGAGATACAAAGGGCCATTGAAAATGTTGAGGTGGCTTGTGGTACACCTATGCTTATGGCAGGCGATGTGATTGAAGACATAGCTACGGGAATAGACGAGATGATGGTTCGGCAACCTTTGGGGGTCGTAGGCTGTATTACTCCTTTTAATTTTCCAAGTATGATTGTATTCTGGTTTTTGCCCTATGCCATTGCAACGGGCAACGCCTTTATAGTTAAACCTTCGGAAAAGGTACCCATGACCATGATGAAAATCTTTGAATTCTTGGATCAATTGGATGTTCCCAAAGGATTGATAAGTTTGGTACATGGAGGAAAGGATAGTGTAGACGCCCTTCTTGAACATCCCCAGATAAAAGCCATTAGTTTTGTAGGTAGTACGCCCGTTGCAAGATATATTTACTCCAAAGGGACCGCCAATGGTAAACGAGTGCAAGCGCAGGGTGGGGCTAAAAATCCTGTAATCGTTTTACCGGATGCCGATATTGAGATGTCAAGTACTATTATCGCAGATTCTGTCTATGGATGTGCAGGCCAGCGTTGTTTGGCAGCCTCTACCATCATCACCGTAAATGATGAAAAAAGGGAGATAAAGGATGCTCTTTTTGAAACCGTCAAATCAAGAACAACGGGTTATGGTTGGCAAGAGGATGTTAACATGGGACCCGTTATCACACCAGAAAGTAAAAGCAGAATTGAGGGCTTGATCCAGAAGGGGATAAATGAGGGGGCAAAGGTCTTGTTGGATGGTAGAAATACAAAAGTATCTGGCTACGAAAAAGGAAATTTTATAGCGCCCACAATTTTAGAAAATGTGGCTTTGGACAAAGAATTGATTCAAACAGAGATATTTGGACCCGTAATGAGCTTAATTTCCATGAAGGACATTGATGAGGCCCTTGCCTTTGTAAATAGTGGAAATTATGGGAACATGGCTTGTTTGTTCACAAGCAGCGGGGCGTCTGCAAGAAAGTTCAGAAACGAGGCAGATGCAGGAAATATAGGTATCAATATTGGTGTTGCGGCACCAATGGCACAATTTCCTTTTAGCGGATGGAAGGACAGTTTCTTTGGAGACCTACACGGGCAAGGTAAACATGCTATAGAATTTTTTACTCAGACGAAAGTAATTATTGAAAGGTGGCCGAACATTTGGTCCAGGAAGTTTTAA